One window of the Eucalyptus grandis isolate ANBG69807.140 chromosome 6, ASM1654582v1, whole genome shotgun sequence genome contains the following:
- the LOC104448202 gene encoding ribonuclease 3-like protein 2 isoform X2, with translation MSFPASLPSPPPERSSSISDVEAILNYKFKNPKLLEEALTHPSVQYTPNYERLEFLGDRVVNLVVGDYLFQEYPDLNEGKLTDLMKANVSNENLARVALRRGLYPFLRHKMPNSDDQVSEFARAVEEEDGGSVKAPDFLADIVESVAAAIYYDVGSNLKRFWKICLAHVQIFKGLLGPIVGPESVKHGFDGPLEIEKAKLELDKLCVQKKWHKPNYSTLPSSFDLFTIVLPALLMLTLPGSFLSSLPVILDFYCKNQ, from the exons ATGTCTTTTCCCGCTTCCCTCccttcgccgccgccggagAGGAGCTCCTCGATCTCCGACGTCGAGGCCATCCTGAACTACAAGTTCAAGAACCCGAAGCTGCTCGAGGAGGCCCTGACGCACCCCTCCGTCCAGTACACTCCAAACTACGAGCGGCTCGAGTTCCTCGGCGACCGCGTCGTAAACCTCGTGGTCGGCGACTACCTGTTCCAGGAGTACCCCGACCTAAATGAGGGAAAGCTCACGGACCTGATGAAGGCGAACGTCAGCAACGAGAACCTCGCGCGGGTGGCCTTGCGTCGCGGGCTTTATCCGTTCCTCAGGCACAAAATGCCGAACTCGGATGACCAG GTTAGCGAGTTTGCTAGAGCAGTTGAGGAGGAAGATGGGGGATCAGTTAAAGCCCCAGATTTTCTTGCAGATATTGTAGAATCTGTGGCAGCTGCTATCTATTACGATGTTGGCTCTAATTTAAAGAGATTTTGGAAG ATTTGTTTGGCACATGTTCAGATCTTCAAAGGTTTACTGGGGCCTATTGTTGGCCCTGAATCTGTCAAACATGGGTTTGATGGCCCGTTGGAAATTGAGAAAGCCAAACTGGAGCTAGACAAGCTTTGTGTCCAAAAGAAATGGCACAAACCTAATTACAGTACACTTccttcttcatttgatttattCACCATTGTTTTGCCCGCTTTGCTGATGTTAACACTTCCAGGCAGTTTCCTTTCCTCTCTGCCtgttattttggatttttattgcAAGAATCAGTGA
- the LOC104448202 gene encoding ribonuclease 3-like protein 2 isoform X1, whose translation MSDKASKSSSWPHYFWYFSKEMKCQMPIFSFFTNCWCSLFLFLSAEISCGTILLMSVLLTCRVVVSDPQQYVCTVEIVTGDGVPYSVKGEKRSSRREAERCAAYHLFLALNDQAQKRQRDEEMFSPTSLPSLSPERGPSVSQVEAILRYKFEDPKLLEEALTLSSIPDAPSYERLAFVGDCVLNLAVSDHLVQAYPELDQGQLSTLLSANVCKEKLAQVALRCKLYSFLSHKMQYSNDQVSEFARAVEENGGSVEAPKFLQILLNLW comes from the exons ATGAGTGATAAAGCTAGTAAGAGCTCATCATGGCCacattatttttggtatttttcaaaAGAGATGAAATGCCAAATgcctattttttccttcttcaccaATTGTTGGTGctctctttttctgtttctttctgCTGAAATTTCATGTGGAACTATTCTCTTGATGTCAGTCCTTTTGACTTGCAGAGTGGTGGTGTCGGACCCCCAGCAATATGTTTGTACAGTTGAAATAGTTACGGGTGATGGTGTCCCCTACTCTGtaaagggagaaaaaagatcAAGCAGAAGAGAGGCAGAGAGGTGTGCTGCTTACCATTTGTTTCTCGCCTTGAACGACCAAGCACAAAAGAGGCAGAGAG ACGAAGAGATGTTTTCTCCCACTTCCCTCCCTTCACTGTCGCCGGAGAGGGGCCCCTCCGTCTCCCAAGTTGAGGCGATCCTGCGCTACAAGTTCGAGGACCCGAAGCTGCTCGAGGAGGCCCTGACGCTCTCCTCCATCCCGGATGCTCCGTCCTACGAGCGGCTAGCGTTCGTCGGTGACTGCGTCCTAAACCTCGCGGTCAGTGACCACCTAGTCCAGGCTTACCCTGAGCTCGATCAGGGACAGCTCTCGACGCTGCTGTCGGCAAACGTCTGCAAAGAGAAGCTCGCGCAGGTGGCCTTGCGTTGCAAGCTGTATAGTTTCCTCAGTCACAAAATGCAGTACTCGAATGACCAG GTTAGCGAGTTTGCCAGAGCAGTTGAGGAAAATGGGGGATCAGTTGAAGCCCCAAAATTCTTGCAGATATTGTTAAATCTGTGGTAG
- the LOC104448202 gene encoding ribonuclease 3-like protein 2 isoform X3, protein MSFPASLPSPPPERSSSISDVEAILNYKFKNPKLLEEALTHPSVQYTPNYERLEFLGDRVVNLVVGDYLFQEYPDLNEGKLTDLMKANVSNENLARVALRRGLYPFLRHKMPNSDDQVSEFARAVEEEDGGSVKAPDFLADIVESVAAAIYYDVGSNLKRFWKIFKGLLGPIVGPESVKHGFDGPLEIEKAKLELDKLCVQKKWHKPNYSTLPSSFDLFTIVLPALLMLTLPGSFLSSLPVILDFYCKNQ, encoded by the exons ATGTCTTTTCCCGCTTCCCTCccttcgccgccgccggagAGGAGCTCCTCGATCTCCGACGTCGAGGCCATCCTGAACTACAAGTTCAAGAACCCGAAGCTGCTCGAGGAGGCCCTGACGCACCCCTCCGTCCAGTACACTCCAAACTACGAGCGGCTCGAGTTCCTCGGCGACCGCGTCGTAAACCTCGTGGTCGGCGACTACCTGTTCCAGGAGTACCCCGACCTAAATGAGGGAAAGCTCACGGACCTGATGAAGGCGAACGTCAGCAACGAGAACCTCGCGCGGGTGGCCTTGCGTCGCGGGCTTTATCCGTTCCTCAGGCACAAAATGCCGAACTCGGATGACCAG GTTAGCGAGTTTGCTAGAGCAGTTGAGGAGGAAGATGGGGGATCAGTTAAAGCCCCAGATTTTCTTGCAGATATTGTAGAATCTGTGGCAGCTGCTATCTATTACGATGTTGGCTCTAATTTAAAGAGATTTTGGAAG ATCTTCAAAGGTTTACTGGGGCCTATTGTTGGCCCTGAATCTGTCAAACATGGGTTTGATGGCCCGTTGGAAATTGAGAAAGCCAAACTGGAGCTAGACAAGCTTTGTGTCCAAAAGAAATGGCACAAACCTAATTACAGTACACTTccttcttcatttgatttattCACCATTGTTTTGCCCGCTTTGCTGATGTTAACACTTCCAGGCAGTTTCCTTTCCTCTCTGCCtgttattttggatttttattgcAAGAATCAGTGA